A single genomic interval of Halorubrum aethiopicum harbors:
- a CDS encoding ABC transporter substrate-binding protein: protein MTSNTDAIEPDESATKRTRRDYLTYGGAVALGGLLAGCTGGNAESTPSGSDGNETDSTDGGSGDSDGSATEGNDAGDGSYTASIAPMGEVTFESPPETVFTRLTHHADMAFALGRGDGITAMHAPDYYDGLWNQFVERLPGVSLDWSGLYSSWQPDKEKLYELDSDVHLADPAWITQLDSWGREDVDEIAERVSPWFGNSLSDRHQEPTPEWADDYEYYGLWEQFERVAEAFDERERYAELASVREELLSTIESGLPPEGERPTAVMIAAADIEEIYAYTLSNPGFLTSHTRPLGPRDAFEGSVESGTVVDFETILEADPDVILYLGGFEPGTDMAGRRAAFEDDPVGSEVTAVRNDRIHPQGARYQGPILNLFQLEMTAKQLYPEAFGEWPRYEEGPYPEIPENERLFDRQRVADAINGEF from the coding sequence ATGACGAGCAACACCGACGCCATCGAACCGGACGAATCGGCGACGAAACGGACGCGGCGCGACTACCTGACGTACGGCGGCGCGGTCGCTCTCGGCGGCCTGCTCGCCGGCTGTACCGGCGGAAACGCCGAGTCCACTCCGTCGGGCTCCGACGGGAACGAAACCGACTCGACGGACGGCGGGTCGGGGGACTCGGACGGCTCCGCGACGGAAGGAAACGACGCCGGCGACGGGAGCTACACCGCGTCGATCGCGCCGATGGGCGAGGTGACGTTCGAGTCGCCGCCGGAGACGGTGTTCACGCGGCTCACGCACCACGCCGACATGGCGTTCGCGCTGGGTCGCGGCGACGGGATCACCGCGATGCACGCGCCCGACTACTACGACGGGCTCTGGAACCAGTTCGTCGAGCGGCTGCCGGGCGTCTCGCTCGACTGGTCGGGGCTCTACTCCTCGTGGCAGCCGGACAAGGAGAAGCTGTACGAACTGGACAGCGACGTCCACCTGGCGGATCCGGCGTGGATAACGCAACTCGACAGCTGGGGCCGCGAGGACGTCGACGAGATCGCCGAGCGCGTCTCGCCGTGGTTCGGCAACTCCCTCAGCGACCGCCATCAGGAGCCGACGCCGGAGTGGGCCGACGACTACGAGTACTACGGGCTCTGGGAGCAGTTCGAGCGCGTCGCCGAGGCGTTCGACGAGCGCGAGCGATACGCCGAGCTCGCGAGCGTCCGCGAGGAGCTCCTGTCGACGATCGAGTCGGGGTTGCCGCCGGAAGGAGAGCGTCCGACCGCGGTCATGATCGCCGCCGCCGACATCGAGGAGATCTACGCGTACACCCTGAGCAACCCCGGCTTCCTCACGTCGCACACGCGCCCGCTCGGCCCGCGAGACGCGTTCGAGGGGAGCGTCGAGTCCGGCACGGTCGTCGACTTCGAGACGATACTCGAGGCCGATCCCGACGTGATCCTCTACCTCGGCGGCTTCGAACCGGGAACGGACATGGCCGGGCGGCGGGCCGCCTTCGAGGACGACCCCGTCGGCTCGGAGGTCACGGCGGTTCGAAACGACCGCATCCACCCGCAGGGTGCTCGATACCAGGGCCCGATCCTCAACCTCTTCCAGCTGGAGATGACCGCGAAACAGCTCTACCCGGAGGCGTTCGGCGAGTGGCCTCGCTACGAGGAGGGGCCGTACCCGGAGATCCCCGAGAACGAACGGCTGTTCGACCGTCAGCGCGTCGCGGACGCGATCAACGGGGAGTTCTGA
- a CDS encoding ABC transporter substrate-binding protein encodes MPNGDDTPGGPTRRAFAKYGGTVGLGGLLAGCTGGDAESAPSGSDGNGTDSTDETPEGEEPTEDESYSVTMAPMGEVTFDSPPGTWLAFLSTYGDMGIALGQADGLRGIWDPATVPTEFYDQLPGVDVSFDDVAAIEGLDKETLYQVDCDLHLLDPNWLGVIADEWTESDTEEIADRVGPFLGNYIRRRGDDWHDYRYYSLYEAFGIVADAFGEPERYEAFAAIHDDLLSTVRASLPESEDRPSIGLVSVNSDFEDGSFYVYPVQDGNNHKQYRDLEMNGAFDDHIDGGYAQWDYERLLDVDPDALLFQYGFSHVSAAEFENRMDALREDPVGGQLTAVRNGRLYRGGSSYQGPIVNLFQTEAAAKQFYPDAFGEWHGIGDTPADERLFDRQHVADIINGEF; translated from the coding sequence ATGCCCAACGGCGACGACACACCCGGCGGACCGACTCGCAGAGCGTTCGCGAAGTACGGCGGTACGGTGGGCCTCGGCGGCCTGCTCGCCGGCTGTACCGGCGGCGACGCCGAATCGGCTCCGTCGGGGTCCGACGGGAACGGAACCGACTCGACGGATGAGACTCCGGAAGGCGAGGAACCGACGGAGGACGAGTCGTACTCGGTCACGATGGCTCCGATGGGCGAGGTCACGTTCGACTCGCCGCCGGGGACCTGGCTCGCGTTCCTGAGCACGTACGGGGACATGGGGATCGCCCTCGGGCAAGCGGACGGGCTCCGGGGGATCTGGGACCCCGCTACCGTCCCGACAGAGTTCTACGATCAGCTCCCGGGTGTCGACGTCTCGTTCGACGACGTGGCCGCGATCGAGGGGCTCGACAAGGAGACGCTCTATCAGGTGGACTGCGACCTCCACCTGTTGGACCCGAACTGGCTCGGGGTGATCGCCGACGAGTGGACGGAGTCCGACACGGAGGAGATAGCGGACCGAGTCGGTCCGTTCCTCGGGAACTACATCCGACGACGGGGCGACGACTGGCACGACTACCGGTATTACTCGCTATACGAGGCGTTCGGGATCGTCGCGGACGCGTTCGGCGAGCCCGAGCGGTACGAGGCGTTCGCGGCGATCCACGACGACCTGCTGTCGACGGTCCGGGCGTCGCTGCCCGAGAGCGAGGATCGCCCGTCGATCGGGCTCGTCTCGGTGAACTCCGACTTCGAGGACGGTTCGTTCTACGTGTATCCGGTACAGGACGGGAACAACCACAAGCAGTACCGCGACCTCGAGATGAACGGCGCGTTCGACGACCACATCGACGGCGGCTACGCGCAGTGGGACTACGAGCGGCTCCTGGACGTCGACCCCGACGCCCTCCTGTTCCAGTACGGCTTCTCACACGTCTCGGCGGCGGAGTTCGAGAACCGGATGGACGCGCTCCGGGAGGATCCCGTCGGAGGCCAACTGACGGCCGTCCGGAACGGCCGCCTCTACCGCGGCGGCTCGTCGTATCAGGGACCGATCGTCAACCTGTTCCAGACTGAGGCGGCCGCCAAGCAGTTCTACCCGGACGCGTTCGGCGAGTGGCACGGGATCGGAGACACGCCGGCGGACGAGCGACTGTTCGACCGCCAGCACGTCGCGGATATCATCAACGGAGAGTTCTGA
- a CDS encoding ABC transporter ATP-binding protein → MSMDGVEPTRTDGSIDESDESAAAGRVDDGDGGTGDASDLGGEGLVLGYPNGEEPVVDGESIAAEPGAVTALVGPNGSGKSTLLKGLANQLAPEAGSVVLDGRDVHSMDTKALARKLGLLSQESTSPNGITVEDLVYHGRYPHRGFFERTTEEDVSAVERAVELAGCDHLRDREVGSLSGGQKQLAWIAMVLAQDTDVLLLDEPTTFLDLHHQMEVMEIIETLRDESDVTVVVVLHDIEQAARLADRMVALKDGEIRARGPPEEVVTEELLADVFRIDAEVVATDRGPRVTPIRARHEE, encoded by the coding sequence ATGTCGATGGACGGAGTCGAACCGACGCGAACGGACGGATCGATCGACGAGAGCGACGAGTCGGCTGCCGCCGGACGCGTCGACGACGGCGACGGTGGGACCGGCGACGCGAGCGACCTCGGCGGCGAGGGACTCGTGTTGGGGTACCCGAACGGGGAGGAGCCGGTGGTCGACGGCGAGTCGATCGCCGCGGAGCCCGGCGCGGTCACCGCCTTGGTCGGGCCGAACGGGTCGGGCAAGAGCACCCTGTTGAAGGGGCTCGCGAACCAGCTCGCGCCCGAGGCCGGCTCGGTGGTGCTCGACGGGCGGGACGTCCACTCGATGGACACGAAAGCGCTCGCCCGGAAGCTGGGGCTGCTCTCACAGGAGAGCACCTCGCCGAACGGCATCACGGTCGAGGACCTGGTGTATCACGGACGGTATCCCCACCGTGGCTTTTTCGAGCGGACGACCGAGGAGGACGTGAGCGCCGTCGAGCGCGCCGTCGAACTGGCCGGCTGTGACCACCTGCGCGACCGCGAGGTCGGCAGCCTCAGCGGGGGGCAGAAACAGCTGGCGTGGATCGCGATGGTGCTCGCACAGGATACCGACGTGCTCCTCCTCGACGAGCCCACGACGTTCCTCGACCTCCACCACCAGATGGAGGTGATGGAGATCATCGAGACCCTGCGCGACGAGAGCGACGTCACGGTGGTCGTCGTCCTCCACGACATCGAGCAGGCGGCGCGGCTCGCGGACCGCATGGTGGCGCTCAAGGACGGCGAGATCCGCGCCCGTGGCCCGCCCGAGGAGGTCGTCACCGAGGAGTTGCTCGCGGACGTGTTCAGGATCGACGCCGAGGTCGTGGCCACCGATCGCGGACCGCGAGTGACGCCGATCCGCGCGCGTCACGAGGAGTAG
- a CDS encoding FecCD family ABC transporter permease, whose product MSGEGSTVGGGSSVDGGSRVDGETSGRRTTDRSPIGWLLDARLVAVALSSLAVIVVAGLVQVSFGAYSMTVGQAWRAVLDPAVLLDSRWLLNFLVGEELMRMLTGFRGELPELARETLIVWNIRLPRVLVGVLVGANLAVSGAIFQAVTRNELASPFILGVSSGAGLTILLTLVVFGSLSAFLPLIAALGGSIAFLIVYAIAWKNGTSPVRLVLAGVIVGTVFNSLQTGLFFFADDIGVVQSAIAWTTGSLTGTDWEQVRLALPWTLVAVTLSVAGSRQLNLLLLGEGTAKALGMSIEKVRFALSGVAVLAAAASIAVAGIVGFVGLIVPHMVRNLVGSDYKRLIVGCLFVGPALMVGADVGARLGMSVITGADAQVPVGIVTGLVGGPYFLYLMRKQQHMGEI is encoded by the coding sequence ATGAGCGGCGAGGGGTCGACGGTCGGGGGCGGATCCTCGGTCGACGGCGGATCGCGGGTCGACGGCGAGACCTCGGGGAGGCGGACGACCGACCGGAGCCCGATCGGGTGGCTCCTCGACGCGAGGCTCGTCGCCGTCGCGCTCTCCAGTCTCGCGGTGATCGTCGTTGCCGGGCTCGTCCAGGTGAGCTTCGGGGCCTACTCGATGACGGTCGGCCAGGCGTGGCGCGCCGTCCTCGACCCCGCCGTCCTGCTCGATTCGCGGTGGCTGCTCAACTTCCTCGTCGGCGAGGAGCTGATGCGGATGCTGACCGGGTTCCGGGGAGAGCTCCCCGAGCTGGCCCGCGAGACGCTCATCGTCTGGAACATCCGGCTGCCGCGGGTGCTCGTCGGCGTCCTCGTCGGCGCGAACCTCGCGGTCTCCGGGGCGATCTTCCAGGCGGTGACGCGGAACGAGCTCGCGAGCCCGTTCATCCTCGGGGTCTCCTCGGGCGCGGGACTGACCATCCTGCTCACGCTCGTCGTGTTCGGGAGCCTCTCGGCGTTCCTGCCGCTGATCGCGGCGCTCGGTGGGTCTATCGCCTTCCTGATCGTATACGCGATCGCGTGGAAGAACGGGACCAGTCCCGTGCGGCTCGTGCTCGCGGGGGTGATCGTCGGGACCGTCTTCAACAGCCTCCAGACGGGGCTGTTCTTCTTCGCCGACGACATCGGCGTCGTCCAGTCGGCGATCGCCTGGACCACGGGCTCGCTCACCGGAACCGACTGGGAGCAGGTCCGGCTGGCGCTCCCGTGGACGCTCGTCGCGGTGACGCTCTCCGTCGCGGGATCGCGACAGCTGAACCTCCTGCTGCTCGGCGAGGGGACCGCGAAGGCGCTCGGGATGTCCATCGAGAAGGTACGGTTCGCGCTGTCGGGCGTCGCGGTGCTCGCGGCGGCCGCCAGCATCGCGGTGGCGGGGATCGTCGGCTTCGTGGGCCTCATCGTCCCCCACATGGTCCGCAACCTCGTCGGCAGCGACTACAAGCGGCTGATCGTCGGCTGTCTCTTCGTCGGCCCGGCGCTGATGGTCGGTGCCGACGTGGGCGCGCGCCTCGGCATGAGCGTGATCACCGGGGCGGACGCGCAGGTCCCGGTCGGGATCGTGACGGGACTGGTCGGCGGCCCGTACTTCCTGTACCTGATGCGGAAACAACAGCACATGGGTGAGATCTGA
- a CDS encoding FAD-dependent oxidoreductase, giving the protein MTAPFDRDVVVVGGGPAGSSAGVFLARGGLDVTVFDRGRSSLARCAHLENYLGFPAGIDVGTFADLARDHLREAGCSVIADLVESVERRAEGSDSVADRGTEGDDDTSGGFRVTPQEGDPITTRRVVAATRYGGEYLRPLGDDAMFEIHEHGGETTERFDRGYADRDGTTPIDGLYVATPSEADRQAITAAARGARVGKRVVADARIADGWWPAAAEGVDWLRRETELDDEWTDRDRWVEWFDAHHADAPVDPDSERYARVREAAIDDALSAYVDAGEIESRAAAGERAVAERLDPAAVVDAHGTEALLEAMDDDAIAAYATGKIGGEVDEDGEVDEESRETAPEPAEGET; this is encoded by the coding sequence GTGACCGCCCCGTTCGACCGCGACGTCGTCGTGGTGGGCGGCGGGCCGGCCGGCTCGTCCGCCGGCGTCTTCCTCGCTCGCGGGGGACTCGACGTGACGGTGTTCGACCGCGGCCGGTCCTCGCTCGCCCGGTGTGCCCACCTGGAGAACTACCTCGGCTTCCCGGCGGGGATCGACGTCGGGACGTTCGCCGACCTCGCACGCGACCACCTCCGTGAGGCGGGCTGTTCCGTGATCGCGGACCTCGTCGAGTCGGTCGAACGGCGAGCGGAGGGAAGCGACTCGGTCGCCGACCGGGGCACGGAGGGCGACGACGACACCTCCGGCGGCTTCCGCGTCACGCCCCAGGAGGGCGACCCGATCACGACCCGGCGCGTCGTCGCGGCCACGCGGTACGGCGGCGAGTACCTGCGGCCGCTCGGCGACGACGCGATGTTCGAGATCCACGAACACGGCGGGGAGACGACCGAGCGCTTCGACCGCGGGTACGCCGACCGCGACGGAACGACGCCGATAGACGGGCTCTACGTCGCCACCCCGTCCGAGGCCGACCGACAGGCGATCACGGCCGCCGCGCGCGGAGCCCGCGTCGGTAAACGGGTCGTCGCCGACGCCCGGATCGCCGACGGGTGGTGGCCCGCGGCCGCTGAAGGGGTCGACTGGCTCCGCCGCGAGACCGAACTCGACGACGAGTGGACGGATCGCGACCGCTGGGTCGAGTGGTTCGACGCGCACCACGCCGACGCGCCGGTCGATCCGGACTCCGAGCGGTACGCGCGGGTCCGGGAGGCGGCGATCGACGACGCCCTGTCGGCGTACGTCGACGCCGGCGAGATCGAGTCGCGGGCGGCGGCCGGCGAGCGCGCCGTGGCCGAGCGCCTGGACCCGGCCGCCGTCGTCGACGCGCACGGGACCGAGGCGCTGCTCGAGGCGATGGACGACGACGCGATCGCCGCGTACGCGACCGGGAAGATCGGCGGCGAGGTCGACGAAGACGGCGAGGTCGACGAGGAGAGCCGGGAGACCGCTCCCGAACCCGCCGAGGGGGAGACCTGA
- the dpsA gene encoding DNA starvation/stationary phase protection protein DpsA has translation MSTQKETRQRAGTVEENALRLETEKAEQIIEALNSDLADAYVLYHQLHKHHWNVEGAEFLDIHVFLQEVYEDVEAAADELAERLQALGGVPHASMTTLAENATVEAEDEDVYDVRTSLANDLEMMGDIIESYRQHIELADGLGDYATSEMLREQLETIEEHAHHIEHYLEDDTLVTDSATH, from the coding sequence ATGAGCACGCAGAAAGAGACGCGACAGCGCGCGGGCACAGTCGAGGAGAACGCCCTCAGACTCGAGACGGAGAAGGCCGAACAGATCATCGAGGCGCTGAACTCGGATCTCGCGGACGCGTACGTCCTCTATCACCAGCTCCACAAGCACCACTGGAACGTCGAGGGCGCGGAGTTCCTCGACATCCACGTGTTCTTACAGGAGGTGTACGAGGACGTCGAGGCGGCCGCCGACGAACTGGCCGAGCGGCTCCAGGCGCTCGGCGGCGTCCCGCACGCCAGCATGACGACGCTCGCGGAGAACGCGACCGTCGAGGCGGAGGACGAGGACGTCTACGACGTCCGCACCTCCCTCGCGAACGACCTCGAGATGATGGGCGACATCATCGAGAGCTACCGCCAGCACATCGAACTCGCGGACGGGCTCGGCGACTACGCCACGAGCGAGATGCTCCGCGAACAGCTGGAGACGATCGAGGAACACGCCCACCACATCGAACACTACCTCGAGGACGACACCCTCGTCACCGACTCCGCGACGCACTAA
- a CDS encoding amphi-Trp domain-containing protein codes for MRSGRNFEREYRLDASEAGAFLVEFGEKLRDGDELRLATDEWELPFAFGEPVELEIDFEGTGEPSLEIEVELPGRTDDTAPDVR; via the coding sequence ATCCGTTCCGGCCGGAACTTCGAGCGCGAGTACCGGCTCGACGCGAGCGAGGCGGGGGCGTTCCTGGTCGAGTTCGGCGAGAAGCTCCGAGACGGCGACGAACTCCGCCTCGCGACCGACGAGTGGGAGTTACCCTTCGCGTTCGGCGAGCCCGTCGAACTCGAGATCGACTTCGAGGGAACCGGCGAGCCGAGCCTGGAGATAGAAGTGGAGCTGCCCGGCCGAACCGACGACACCGCGCCGGACGTCAGGTGA
- a CDS encoding metal-dependent transcriptional regulator, with the protein MTRTARYLLALYIAEHRSSPPVSSGRVAELVDRSPAAATEMLQRLEADGLVDREPYRGATLTEAGRERASDLHETYVALSWFFRDILDLEAHEREAMEMAGLLSPKVADRLATLLVDDDGRDANVPSEVPSPSPSPE; encoded by the coding sequence GTGACGCGGACCGCGCGGTACCTCCTCGCGTTGTACATCGCGGAACACCGCTCGTCGCCGCCGGTGTCCTCCGGGCGCGTCGCGGAGCTGGTCGACCGGTCCCCGGCCGCGGCGACGGAGATGCTCCAGCGGCTCGAGGCGGACGGCCTCGTCGACCGCGAGCCGTACCGCGGCGCGACGCTGACCGAGGCCGGCCGCGAACGCGCGAGCGACCTCCACGAGACGTACGTCGCGCTCTCGTGGTTCTTCCGGGACATCCTCGATCTCGAGGCACACGAGCGCGAGGCGATGGAGATGGCCGGGTTGTTGAGCCCCAAGGTCGCCGACCGCCTCGCCACGCTCCTCGTCGACGACGACGGCCGCGACGCGAACGTCCCCTCCGAGGTGCCGTCTCCCTCGCCGTCGCCGGAGTGA
- a CDS encoding class I SAM-dependent methyltransferase translates to MGDADSGSDPDADPPIADSSRVDSPAGPDAFGRAIRDHHRGERTEPLLHSDGAETVEHPVESFYFTPFDPEVGTNGWLGSHLQGPLLDVGAGTGRHALYFQDRFETVAVEPSPALVETMRERGVADARRGSMFDLAEDFDRDRFGSALLNGTHLGLVGSMRGLSAFLDDLAFVVRPDGTAVVDCYDPDHPATSDVIGYREDPTPGLAHRVMFFEYEGERDPILQLRLFSPDRLREAAVGTGWEVVDVARGEDGYHYRAALSKR, encoded by the coding sequence ATGGGTGACGCCGACTCAGGTTCGGATCCCGACGCCGACCCCCCGATCGCCGACTCGTCGCGCGTCGACTCCCCCGCCGGTCCCGACGCCTTCGGCCGGGCGATCCGGGACCACCACCGCGGCGAGCGGACCGAACCCCTCCTCCACTCGGACGGCGCGGAGACCGTCGAACACCCCGTCGAGTCGTTCTACTTCACGCCGTTCGACCCCGAGGTGGGAACGAACGGCTGGCTCGGGTCCCACCTCCAGGGGCCGCTTCTCGACGTGGGCGCCGGGACCGGCCGACACGCCCTGTACTTTCAAGACCGGTTCGAGACCGTCGCCGTCGAGCCGAGTCCCGCGCTCGTGGAGACGATGCGCGAACGCGGCGTCGCCGACGCCCGCCGGGGAAGCATGTTCGACCTCGCCGAGGACTTCGATCGCGACCGGTTCGGCTCCGCGCTGTTGAACGGGACCCACCTCGGACTCGTCGGCTCGATGCGGGGACTCTCCGCGTTCCTCGACGACCTCGCGTTCGTGGTCCGACCGGACGGAACCGCCGTCGTGGACTGTTACGACCCGGACCACCCCGCCACGAGCGACGTGATCGGGTACCGCGAGGACCCGACGCCCGGGCTCGCCCACCGCGTGATGTTCTTCGAGTACGAGGGCGAGCGGGACCCGATCCTCCAGCTCCGCCTGTTCAGCCCCGACCGGCTCCGGGAGGCCGCCGTCGGAACCGGCTGGGAGGTCGTCGACGTCGCCCGCGGCGAGGACGGGTACCACTACCGGGCGGCGCTCTCGAAGCGGTAG
- a CDS encoding MFS transporter: MVSLTRYVSVPRRVISDLQGDGRGRALSAVAFGWFLSISTRMIYPALLPSIRSSYGLTLTTAGLLLTVLWVAYGMGQLPGGMLADWAGERTLLVASSLLAAAMLALVVLADSPAVLFAGTALFGLGTATYGVSRFTVLKDIYPDRLGTATGVTMAAGDVGNAVMPPVAGVLAGAVAWQYGFGVVIPFFVVAAVALWVTVPSDASGTVPIREAFSVDDLAPLFRRPVVRHSMVLLVLWATVVQAFIGFYPTYLIDVKGFSSTTATVLFGFFFALGSLIKPVAGRAYDRVGVRTPLAVMMGITALTLAALPFASGLPSFVALTVLASAILGYETVVISNLTDRLPDGSRGSKLGALRTVYIMVGALSPVAFGAVADRGYFDEGFLGIAAVSAVVVAFALVYVDY, encoded by the coding sequence GTGGTCTCCCTCACACGTTACGTTTCCGTTCCGAGACGGGTGATCTCCGACCTCCAGGGTGACGGCCGCGGAAGGGCGCTCTCGGCCGTCGCGTTCGGCTGGTTCCTCTCGATCAGCACCCGGATGATCTACCCGGCGCTGCTTCCCTCGATCCGGTCGAGCTACGGGCTCACGCTCACGACCGCGGGTCTGCTGTTGACCGTGCTGTGGGTCGCCTACGGGATGGGTCAGCTTCCCGGCGGGATGCTCGCCGACTGGGCGGGCGAGCGGACGCTGCTCGTCGCCAGTTCGCTGCTGGCGGCCGCGATGCTCGCGCTGGTCGTGCTCGCCGACTCGCCGGCGGTGCTGTTCGCCGGGACCGCGCTCTTCGGGCTCGGGACGGCGACGTACGGCGTCTCGCGTTTCACCGTCCTCAAGGACATCTACCCGGACCGTCTCGGCACGGCGACCGGGGTGACGATGGCCGCGGGCGACGTGGGCAACGCGGTGATGCCGCCGGTGGCGGGCGTGCTCGCGGGCGCGGTCGCCTGGCAGTACGGCTTCGGGGTCGTGATCCCGTTTTTCGTCGTCGCGGCGGTCGCGCTGTGGGTCACGGTCCCGTCCGACGCCTCCGGGACCGTCCCGATCCGCGAGGCGTTCTCGGTCGACGACCTCGCGCCGCTGTTCCGGCGGCCGGTCGTCCGTCACTCGATGGTCCTGCTCGTCCTGTGGGCGACGGTCGTCCAGGCGTTCATCGGCTTCTACCCGACGTACCTGATCGACGTGAAGGGGTTCTCCTCGACGACCGCGACCGTCCTGTTCGGCTTCTTCTTCGCGCTCGGGAGCCTGATCAAGCCGGTCGCGGGGCGGGCGTACGACCGCGTCGGCGTCCGAACGCCGCTGGCGGTCATGATGGGGATAACCGCCCTGACGCTCGCCGCGCTCCCGTTCGCGAGCGGGCTCCCGTCGTTCGTCGCGCTCACGGTGCTCGCAAGCGCCATCCTCGGCTACGAGACCGTCGTCATCTCCAACCTGACCGACCGGCTCCCGGACGGCTCGCGAGGGAGCAAGCTCGGCGCGCTGCGGACGGTGTACATCATGGTCGGGGCGTTGAGCCCCGTCGCCTTCGGGGCGGTCGCCGACCGCGGCTACTTCGACGAGGGCTTTCTCGGGATCGCGGCGGTGAGCGCCGTCGTCGTGGCGTTCGCGCTCGTGTACGTCGACTACTGA
- a CDS encoding MFS transporter translates to MSNADSRSQFWALYLTRFAEGFGFITLLTLLPTYINTLDPQATTVLGVTVSAGFIIGMYTTGFTLAQTVAVVPLAWAGDRFDKRRVLLAVLAVGAAVYALFPVVDSSASFVLIRGLQGVAVTGASLMTLSLVGQIAETGTRADKIGKANAASFAASIVGALSAGVIYDAVGFGPIFTVIVALMVLAWAVIWGVLDPDPTRTEGFPFTDLAVNRKIVSITAFRAQYAFAVTMVRTWVPIYAGTELAAGGLAVGATAVAVTVTIEKATNMVGQLFTGRLSDGYGRSLFVFAGGGAYGLVAVCIPFAPAIGTALGADVTLPFLGALPPAYLPLVAFSGLLGVADSFREPASMALFADEGTDEGGVASSFGIRELVWRPGSVAGPLVAGWLMVEVSMASVFLVGGAFAITGVLAFLALLARDHGRAALTTW, encoded by the coding sequence GTGAGCAACGCCGACAGCCGGTCACAGTTCTGGGCGCTCTATCTCACGCGGTTCGCGGAAGGGTTCGGCTTCATCACGCTCTTGACGCTTCTCCCGACGTACATCAACACGCTGGACCCGCAGGCGACGACCGTGCTCGGCGTGACCGTCTCGGCGGGATTCATCATCGGGATGTACACCACCGGGTTCACGCTGGCGCAGACGGTCGCGGTGGTGCCGCTCGCGTGGGCGGGCGACCGGTTCGACAAGCGGCGCGTTCTCCTCGCCGTCCTCGCGGTCGGGGCGGCCGTCTACGCGCTGTTCCCGGTCGTGGACTCCTCCGCGTCGTTCGTCCTGATCCGCGGACTCCAGGGGGTCGCGGTGACCGGCGCGTCGCTGATGACGCTCTCGCTCGTCGGCCAGATCGCCGAGACGGGCACCCGTGCCGACAAGATCGGGAAGGCGAACGCGGCCTCCTTTGCGGCCTCGATCGTCGGGGCGCTGTCGGCGGGCGTGATCTACGACGCCGTCGGCTTCGGCCCCATCTTCACGGTGATCGTCGCGCTCATGGTCCTCGCGTGGGCGGTGATCTGGGGCGTTCTCGATCCCGATCCCACCCGCACCGAGGGGTTCCCGTTCACCGATCTCGCGGTCAACCGCAAGATCGTCTCGATCACGGCGTTCCGCGCGCAGTACGCCTTCGCCGTGACGATGGTCCGGACGTGGGTGCCGATCTACGCGGGAACGGAGCTGGCCGCGGGCGGGCTCGCCGTCGGCGCGACCGCGGTCGCGGTCACCGTCACGATAGAGAAGGCGACCAACATGGTCGGCCAGCTGTTCACCGGCCGGCTCTCCGACGGCTACGGCCGGTCGCTGTTCGTCTTCGCGGGCGGCGGTGCCTACGGACTCGTCGCGGTCTGTATCCCCTTCGCGCCCGCGATCGGGACCGCCCTCGGAGCCGACGTGACGCTCCCGTTCCTCGGCGCGCTCCCGCCGGCGTACCTCCCGCTCGTCGCGTTCTCCGGGCTGCTCGGCGTCGCCGACTCCTTCCGCGAGCCCGCGAGCATGGCGCTGTTCGCGGACGAGGGGACCGACGAGGGGGGCGTCGCCTCCAGCTTCGGCATCCGCGAGCTCGTCTGGCGGCCCGGATCGGTCGCGGGGCCGCTCGTCGCCGGGTGGCTGATGGTCGAGGTGAGCATGGCCTCGGTGTTCCTCGTCGGCGGCGCGTTCGCGATCACGGGCGTGCTCGCGTTCCTCGCGCTCCTGGCCCGCGACCACGGCCGGGCCGCGCTGACGACGTGGTGA